A stretch of the Nitratireductor thuwali genome encodes the following:
- the msrB gene encoding peptide-methionine (R)-S-oxide reductase MsrB, producing the protein MSDNTHLKVQKTDAEWREQLTPEQYNVTRQQGTERAFTGPYWDNKEPGLYRCVGCGRPLFSSETKFDSGTGWPSFYAPVEENAVAEHVDRSWFSTRTEIRCADCDAHLGHVFTDGPQPTGLRYCMNGHALDFEPK; encoded by the coding sequence ATGTCGGACAACACGCATCTCAAAGTGCAGAAGACGGACGCGGAATGGCGCGAGCAACTCACGCCGGAGCAGTACAACGTCACGCGCCAGCAAGGCACGGAGCGCGCATTTACCGGCCCCTACTGGGACAACAAGGAGCCTGGCCTCTATCGCTGTGTAGGCTGCGGAAGGCCGCTGTTCTCATCCGAGACCAAGTTTGATTCCGGCACGGGCTGGCCGAGTTTTTATGCGCCCGTCGAGGAGAATGCCGTCGCCGAGCATGTGGACAGGTCGTGGTTTTCGACCCGTACGGAAATCCGCTGCGCCGATTGCGACGCTCATCTCGGCCACGTCTTCACCGACGGTCCACAGCCCACCGGCCTGCGCTATTGCATGAACGGTCATGCCCTCGATTTCGAGCCGAAGTGA
- a CDS encoding putative monovalent cation/H+ antiporter subunit A codes for MEADGHWLTFLVLMLPFAGAAIAPVLVRFSGHNAAWLLALIPAFMFYHFTGFLGPVADGETVVAGYSWIPSLDVDFSWYIDGLSLTFALLISGIGALIVLYAGGYLKGHAHLGRFFSFILMFMGAMQGLVLADGFLTLFVFWELTSITSFLLIGFDHAREASRRAALQALIVTGLGGLSLLAGLLLIWNMTGLGSMSALLEAESALREAPLYLAALLLVLGGAFTKSAQFPFHFWLPNAMEAPTPVSAYLHSATMVKAGVYLVMRLNPVMGDTVAWETILPIFGGTTLIVGTLLAVRQTDLKLMLAYTTVASLGLLVMLTGFGSEKAAEAAVLYLVAHSMFKGALFMVAGGIDHEAGTRDITRLGGIGRAMPITFAAAVLAAISMGGLPPFFGFLAKEEIYAGLWQGGGWSGLMTLVAIVGNALMFAIGFAVALKPFTGPEVETPKHAHEGPVLLWLGPLVLGVAGLLTALASTLSHRFITNPMASAVVGEPVEVYISVVPHVGLPLALSVITIVLGVLAYLMLARGREAMAATLKAIGWGPDQGFDQAVRGSVRFSSVVTGIVQNGRLDYYMTATFVALALALFVPMILFGELPAVPAFPDLRFYEWIVLAIAFIGLGAVLYARDRLTAIVSLGIQGFAVALLFMLLGAPDLSFTQFMVETLSVVILALVMTRLRLSQADHRPTGEKAVDITIAAACGAALGLMLLRVTQVPFDDTLSVFFAEYSRAIAHGRNIVNVIIVDFRGLDTLGEIAVVMIAGLAILALVRIRAGKPIAAPKGEG; via the coding sequence ATGGAGGCGGATGGGCATTGGCTGACATTTCTTGTTCTGATGCTGCCTTTCGCCGGCGCTGCCATCGCACCCGTTCTGGTCCGCTTCTCCGGCCATAACGCAGCCTGGCTGCTGGCCCTCATTCCCGCCTTCATGTTCTATCATTTCACCGGATTCCTCGGCCCTGTCGCCGACGGGGAGACGGTGGTCGCGGGATATTCCTGGATACCTTCGCTGGACGTCGATTTTTCGTGGTACATCGACGGGCTGTCCCTGACCTTCGCCCTGCTCATTTCCGGGATAGGCGCGCTGATCGTGCTTTACGCGGGCGGCTATCTGAAGGGGCATGCGCATCTGGGGCGCTTCTTCTCGTTCATCCTGATGTTCATGGGCGCCATGCAGGGGCTGGTGCTCGCCGATGGCTTTCTGACGCTGTTCGTCTTCTGGGAACTGACGTCGATCACCTCGTTCCTGCTGATCGGCTTCGATCATGCCCGCGAAGCCTCCCGGCGGGCCGCGCTCCAGGCGCTGATCGTGACCGGGCTGGGCGGCCTGTCGCTGCTGGCCGGGCTGCTGCTCATCTGGAACATGACCGGCCTCGGCTCCATGTCGGCGCTGCTGGAGGCCGAAAGCGCGCTGCGCGAGGCGCCGCTTTACCTTGCCGCCCTGCTGCTGGTTCTCGGCGGCGCCTTCACCAAGTCGGCGCAGTTTCCGTTCCATTTCTGGCTGCCCAACGCGATGGAAGCGCCGACGCCGGTCTCCGCCTATCTGCATTCGGCCACGATGGTGAAGGCCGGCGTCTATCTGGTGATGCGCCTCAACCCGGTGATGGGCGACACCGTCGCCTGGGAAACGATCCTGCCGATCTTCGGCGGCACGACCCTGATCGTCGGCACGCTGCTGGCCGTGCGGCAGACCGACCTCAAGCTTATGCTGGCCTATACGACGGTCGCCTCGCTGGGGCTTCTGGTCATGCTGACGGGCTTCGGCTCGGAGAAGGCCGCCGAAGCGGCGGTGCTCTATCTGGTCGCCCATTCCATGTTCAAAGGCGCGCTGTTCATGGTCGCCGGCGGCATCGACCACGAGGCCGGCACCCGCGACATCACAAGGCTGGGCGGCATAGGCCGCGCCATGCCGATCACCTTTGCCGCCGCTGTCCTGGCCGCGATCTCCATGGGCGGGCTGCCGCCCTTCTTCGGCTTTCTGGCCAAGGAGGAAATCTATGCCGGTCTCTGGCAGGGCGGCGGCTGGAGCGGGCTGATGACGCTGGTGGCCATCGTCGGCAATGCGCTGATGTTCGCGATCGGTTTCGCCGTTGCGCTGAAGCCCTTCACCGGCCCCGAGGTCGAAACGCCGAAGCACGCCCATGAGGGCCCGGTGCTGTTGTGGCTCGGGCCGCTGGTGCTCGGCGTCGCCGGCCTGCTGACGGCGCTCGCTTCGACCCTGAGCCACCGCTTCATCACCAATCCGATGGCGAGCGCGGTGGTGGGCGAGCCGGTCGAGGTCTACATCTCCGTCGTGCCGCATGTCGGGCTGCCGCTGGCCCTGTCGGTGATCACCATCGTGCTCGGCGTGCTGGCCTATCTGATGCTGGCGCGCGGGCGAGAGGCCATGGCGGCGACGCTGAAGGCGATAGGGTGGGGGCCGGACCAGGGCTTCGATCAGGCCGTCAGAGGGTCCGTCCGGTTCTCCTCGGTCGTGACCGGCATCGTCCAGAACGGGCGCCTCGACTATTACATGACGGCGACCTTCGTCGCACTGGCACTGGCGCTGTTCGTTCCGATGATCCTGTTCGGCGAACTGCCCGCGGTGCCCGCTTTCCCCGACCTTCGGTTCTATGAATGGATCGTTCTGGCCATCGCCTTCATCGGCCTCGGCGCCGTCCTTTATGCGCGCGACCGGTTGACCGCCATCGTCTCGCTGGGCATTCAGGGCTTCGCCGTGGCGCTGCTGTTCATGCTTCTTGGGGCGCCGGATCTTTCGTTCACCCAGTTCATGGTGGAGACGCTGTCGGTTGTCATTCTGGCGCTTGTGATGACACGCCTGAGGCTTTCGCAGGCGGACCACCGGCCGACAGGCGAGAAGGCCGTGGACATAACCATCGCCGCAGCCTGCGGTGCGGCGCTCGGCCTGATGCTCCTGCGCGTGACGCAAGTGCCTTTCGACGACACGCTGAGCGTTTTCTTCGCGGAATACTCGCGGGCGATCGCCCATGGCCGCAACATCGTCAACGTGATCATCGTCGACTTCCGCGGGCTGGACACGCTGGGTGAGATCGCCGTGGTGATGATCGCCGGCCTCGCCATCCTCGCGCTGGTGCGCATCCGCGCCGGCAAACCGATCGCTGCCCCGAAGGGAGAAGGGTGA
- the mnhG gene encoding monovalent cation/H(+) antiporter subunit G, whose amino-acid sequence MIDLLQNLLVGTLLMIGAAFTLVATIGLLRLPDVYTRMHAASKAGTLGAGLALVALAIFAEDHATVTRALAAVVFLMLTAPISAHLLAKASYEAGYRLWDGSVHDDMADADKAKPSD is encoded by the coding sequence ATGATTGACCTGCTGCAGAACCTGCTGGTCGGAACGCTTCTCATGATCGGCGCGGCTTTTACGCTGGTCGCCACCATCGGGCTGCTCCGCCTGCCTGACGTCTATACGCGCATGCACGCGGCGTCGAAGGCCGGTACGCTCGGCGCCGGACTGGCGCTCGTGGCGCTTGCCATCTTTGCCGAAGACCATGCGACGGTGACACGCGCGCTGGCGGCGGTCGTTTTCCTCATGCTGACCGCGCCCATATCCGCGCATCTGCTGGCCAAGGCCTCCTATGAGGCCGGCTACCGCCTCTGGGACGGTTCGGTTCACGACGACATGGCCGACGCCGACAAAGCCAAGCCATCCGACTGA
- a CDS encoding cation:proton antiporter — protein MTDGSYFRDLAELIALAVLSASFLVAVVRVVLGPSLPDRVLSLDMLVFVAIGFIVVLSIRTGYTLYLDIAIALGLVGFLATIAFARFILSRRYEEEPTAKDEPGGAYGESNND, from the coding sequence ATGACCGATGGCAGCTACTTCCGGGACCTGGCGGAGCTCATCGCGCTCGCCGTGCTGAGCGCCTCCTTCCTGGTCGCCGTGGTGCGCGTCGTGCTTGGCCCGAGCCTGCCGGACCGGGTGCTGAGCCTGGACATGCTGGTCTTCGTCGCAATCGGCTTTATCGTCGTTTTGAGCATCCGGACCGGATATACGCTCTACCTCGACATAGCGATCGCACTGGGCCTGGTCGGTTTCCTGGCAACGATCGCCTTCGCGCGCTTCATCCTCAGCAGGCGCTATGAGGAAGAGCCCACCGCCAAGGACGAGCCCGGCGGCGCATATGGGGAGAGCAACAATGATTGA
- a CDS encoding Na+/H+ antiporter subunit B, translated as MRTLIFRTIAPYLTSLMVLFSIFVLLRGHNEPGGGFIGGLIAASAFAIYGIACGVSPVRRSLYFHPMAISGCGLLVAAVSGLVSIFMEMPFLTGQWGVINLLGMPVDISTVLFFDIGVYLVVVGSITSIALALEERERA; from the coding sequence ATGCGAACGCTGATCTTCCGCACAATCGCGCCGTATCTGACCAGCCTGATGGTGCTGTTCTCGATCTTCGTCCTGCTGCGCGGCCACAACGAGCCCGGCGGCGGGTTTATCGGGGGGCTGATCGCGGCTTCGGCCTTCGCCATATATGGCATCGCCTGCGGTGTCTCGCCGGTCCGCCGCTCGCTCTATTTCCATCCCATGGCCATCTCGGGATGCGGGTTGCTGGTGGCCGCGGTATCGGGCCTTGTCTCCATATTCATGGAAATGCCGTTCCTGACCGGCCAGTGGGGCGTCATCAACCTGCTCGGCATGCCGGTGGATATTTCGACGGTGCTCTTTTTCGACATCGGCGTCTATCTCGTCGTCGTCGGCTCGATCACCTCGATTGCGCTGGCGCTGGAAGAAAGGGAGCGCGCCTGA
- a CDS encoding Na+/H+ antiporter subunit E, which translates to MTLYLINILLALAWTAVTGSFSLANIVLGFVLGAGAIYLIREQVGSLGYFARLVRLTGLAALFLYELVLSAWRVAVLVLTPNMDLKPGIFAYPLKADRDFEITLLANLITLTPGTLAVDVSEDRKYLYVHAIDCSDVEALKRDIAEGFERKIMEAFR; encoded by the coding sequence ATGACCCTCTACCTGATCAACATACTCCTGGCGCTTGCCTGGACGGCGGTGACGGGTTCGTTCTCGCTGGCCAATATCGTGCTCGGTTTCGTGCTTGGCGCGGGCGCGATCTACCTTATCCGGGAACAGGTGGGCTCGCTCGGCTATTTCGCCCGGCTCGTCCGGCTGACCGGGCTGGCGGCGCTTTTTCTCTACGAGCTGGTGCTGTCGGCATGGCGGGTGGCGGTGCTCGTGCTGACGCCGAACATGGACCTGAAGCCGGGCATCTTCGCCTACCCGCTGAAGGCCGACCGCGATTTCGAGATAACGCTCCTGGCCAATCTCATCACCCTGACGCCGGGAACGCTCGCCGTCGACGTCTCCGAAGACCGCAAGTATCTCTATGTGCACGCGATCGATTGCTCCGATGTGGAAGCGCTGAAGCGGGACATAGCGGAGGGCTTCGAGCGCAAGATAATGGAGGCGTTCCGATGA
- a CDS encoding MucR family transcriptional regulator → MTEQQTTNDEMLIELTADVVAAYVSNNPVPASELPNLIADVHSALGRVNRTSEQPPAEKQKPAVNPKRSVHDDFIICLEDGKKFKSLKRHLMTHYGLTPEQYREKWGLDANYPMVAPSYAVARSQLAKKMGLGRKRKAR, encoded by the coding sequence ATGACAGAACAACAAACAACCAATGACGAAATGCTCATTGAGCTGACGGCAGACGTCGTCGCTGCTTATGTGAGCAACAACCCGGTCCCGGCTTCCGAGCTGCCGAACCTGATTGCCGACGTGCACAGCGCCCTGGGCCGGGTCAACCGCACCTCCGAGCAGCCGCCGGCCGAAAAGCAGAAGCCCGCGGTCAATCCGAAGCGCTCCGTTCACGACGACTTCATCATCTGTCTCGAGGACGGCAAGAAGTTCAAGTCGCTCAAGCGCCACCTGATGACCCATTACGGCCTGACGCCCGAGCAGTACCGCGAGAAATGGGGCCTTGACGCCAACTATCCCATGGTCGCTCCCAGCTATGCGGTGGCCCGTTCTCAGCTTGCGAAGAAAATGGGCTTGGGACGCAAGCGCAAGGCCCGTTAA
- a CDS encoding S9 family peptidase, protein MPTKSVFPALEAPKAEKRPRSQIRHGVELIDDYGWLRADNWQEVLKDPSLLADDIRAHLEAENAYQQAMLADTEDLRKALFEEMKGRIKEDDSSIPMKDGPYAYGSAFRKGGEHPYFFRRPAEGGEQEILLDGDREAEGKAYFNIGSIEHAPDHRRLLWSADHKGSEFYTLHLRDLETGSDLADRIENTAGSGAFDAGSAGFFYTLVDDNHRPSKVFYHRIGQDAASDRLVYEETDAGFFMNVGASLANDWIMISIHDHETTEYRILSAATPDAEPKLVAARETGVQYDLAAAGDEFFILTNADGAKDFKIVRAPAADPSRANWSEVVPHQPGRLIIGMEAFKDHLVRIERVDGLPRIVIRERAGGAEHAIAFDEEAYSLGLIGAAEYDTGTIRFTYSSMTTPAQEFDYNMRTRERTLLKTQEVPSGHEPSDYVTRRLMAPAGDGALVPISLLYRKDTALDGSAPCLLYGYGSYGITIPASFRTTPLSLVDRGFVYAIAHVRGGKDKGFSWYEDGKRSSKMNTFTDFIACARHLVAENYTSHDRLVAEGGSAGGMLMGAVANMAPEAFRAIVAQVPFVDVLNTMLDDTLPLTPPEWPEWGNPLASAEDFALIRSYSPYDNVAPRAYPAIFALAGLTDPRVTYWEPAKWVARLREHNAGDQPILLRTNLEAGHAGASGRFSRLEEVALAYAFMLKVTGMMKVTGKPDSRSAGAEPT, encoded by the coding sequence ATGCCGACAAAATCCGTCTTTCCGGCTCTTGAGGCTCCAAAAGCCGAGAAGCGGCCCAGAAGCCAGATCCGGCACGGCGTCGAGCTGATCGACGACTACGGATGGCTGAGGGCGGACAACTGGCAGGAGGTGCTGAAGGATCCCTCCCTTCTTGCCGATGATATAAGGGCGCATCTGGAGGCGGAAAACGCATACCAGCAGGCGATGCTGGCCGATACCGAGGATCTGCGCAAAGCCCTGTTCGAGGAGATGAAGGGCCGGATCAAGGAGGACGATTCCTCGATACCGATGAAGGACGGCCCCTATGCCTATGGCAGCGCCTTCCGCAAGGGTGGCGAGCATCCGTACTTCTTCCGCAGGCCCGCCGAAGGCGGCGAGCAGGAAATCCTTCTGGACGGCGACCGCGAGGCCGAGGGCAAGGCTTATTTCAACATCGGCTCGATCGAGCATGCGCCGGACCATCGCCGCCTGCTATGGAGCGCCGATCACAAGGGCTCCGAATTCTACACGCTGCATCTGCGCGACCTCGAAACGGGCTCCGACCTTGCCGACCGGATCGAAAACACAGCCGGCTCGGGCGCGTTCGACGCCGGGTCGGCCGGCTTCTTCTACACGCTGGTCGACGACAATCACCGCCCCTCGAAGGTCTTCTATCATCGCATCGGCCAGGACGCGGCGAGCGATCGCCTCGTCTATGAGGAGACCGACGCCGGTTTCTTCATGAATGTCGGGGCGAGCCTTGCCAATGACTGGATCATGATCTCGATCCACGACCACGAGACGACGGAATACCGGATCCTGTCCGCAGCCACGCCGGATGCCGAACCGAAACTCGTCGCCGCGCGCGAGACCGGGGTTCAATACGACCTCGCGGCGGCCGGGGACGAGTTCTTCATCCTCACCAATGCCGACGGCGCCAAGGATTTCAAGATCGTGCGCGCGCCGGCTGCGGATCCTTCCCGCGCGAACTGGAGCGAGGTCGTGCCGCACCAGCCGGGCCGGCTCATCATCGGCATGGAGGCATTCAAGGATCACCTTGTGCGCATAGAGCGGGTCGACGGGCTCCCGCGCATCGTCATCCGCGAAAGGGCGGGCGGCGCCGAACACGCCATCGCCTTCGACGAGGAGGCCTACTCGCTCGGTCTCATTGGCGCCGCCGAATACGATACCGGGACGATCCGCTTCACCTATTCCTCGATGACCACTCCGGCGCAGGAGTTCGACTACAATATGCGCACGCGCGAGCGCACGCTCCTCAAGACGCAGGAAGTGCCAAGCGGGCACGAGCCCTCCGACTATGTGACCCGCCGCCTCATGGCGCCCGCCGGGGACGGCGCGCTGGTGCCGATCTCGCTGCTCTACCGCAAGGACACCGCGCTCGACGGCTCGGCCCCCTGCCTCCTCTACGGCTACGGCTCCTACGGCATCACAATCCCCGCCTCCTTCCGCACCACGCCGCTGTCGCTCGTCGACCGCGGGTTCGTCTACGCGATCGCACATGTGCGCGGCGGCAAGGACAAGGGCTTTTCCTGGTACGAGGACGGCAAGCGCTCGAGCAAGATGAACACGTTCACCGACTTCATCGCCTGCGCCCGCCATCTCGTGGCCGAAAATTACACCAGCCACGACCGGCTGGTGGCCGAGGGCGGCTCGGCCGGCGGCATGCTGATGGGAGCGGTCGCCAACATGGCGCCCGAGGCGTTCCGCGCCATCGTGGCGCAGGTACCGTTCGTCGACGTGCTCAACACGATGCTCGACGACACCCTGCCGCTCACCCCGCCGGAATGGCCCGAATGGGGCAATCCGCTGGCCAGCGCCGAGGATTTCGCGCTGATCCGCAGCTACTCGCCCTATGACAACGTCGCCCCGCGCGCTTATCCGGCGATCTTCGCCCTCGCCGGCCTGACCGACCCTCGGGTGACCTATTGGGAGCCGGCCAAATGGGTGGCCAGGCTGCGGGAGCACAATGCGGGCGACCAGCCGATCCTCCTGCGCACCAATCTGGAGGCCGGCCATGCCGGCGCCTCCGGCCGCTTTTCCCGGCTGGAGGAAGTGGCGCTCGCCTACGCTTTCATGCTCAAGGTCACGGGCATGATGAAGGTCACCGGGAAGCCGGATAGCCGTTCGGCCGGGGCGGAACCGACTTGA
- a CDS encoding SH3 domain-containing protein: MRIFLLAAALGLSMIGSAAEATVFAAWEVTNVPWGDTLNVRKYPASHSQKQTAYPNGTVLQMTGRCTGGLDLLSIAGDPEWHQKQAVRYRWCEVWHDPARNGDFVTGWVYGRYIQPAD; encoded by the coding sequence ATGCGCATTTTTCTATTGGCTGCCGCGCTCGGCCTGAGCATGATCGGCAGCGCCGCCGAGGCGACGGTCTTCGCCGCCTGGGAGGTGACGAACGTGCCCTGGGGCGACACGCTCAACGTGCGGAAATACCCCGCCAGCCATTCCCAAAAGCAGACGGCCTATCCCAACGGCACCGTGCTCCAGATGACCGGCCGCTGCACTGGCGGGCTCGATCTCCTGTCGATTGCCGGCGATCCGGAGTGGCACCAGAAACAGGCCGTGCGCTACCGCTGGTGCGAGGTCTGGCACGATCCCGCGCGCAATGGGGACTTCGTCACCGGCTGGGTTTACGGCAGATATATCCAGCCCGCCGATTGA
- a CDS encoding Na+/H+ antiporter subunit C, whose protein sequence is METALPVTVSIFFAVAIYLMLSKHIIRILLGVAIFGNAVNLSIFTAGRVTREVPPIIPVELMTPDLPTANPLPQALILTAIVISFSFFAFLLVLAFRSYQELGSDDTDSMRVAEPEGEDLPPLGY, encoded by the coding sequence ATGGAGACCGCACTCCCCGTAACCGTCAGCATCTTCTTCGCCGTCGCGATCTATCTGATGCTGTCGAAGCACATTATCCGCATTCTCCTGGGCGTTGCCATTTTCGGCAACGCGGTGAACCTGTCCATTTTCACCGCCGGTCGCGTGACGCGCGAGGTTCCGCCGATCATTCCTGTGGAACTGATGACGCCCGATTTGCCGACGGCCAATCCGCTGCCCCAGGCGCTCATTCTCACGGCGATCGTGATTTCCTTCTCCTTCTTCGCTTTCCTGCTGGTCCTCGCCTTCCGCTCCTACCAGGAGCTGGGAAGCGACGATACGGACTCCATGCGGGTCGCCGAACCCGAGGGCGAAGACCTACCCCCGCTTGGATATTGA
- a CDS encoding Na+/H+ antiporter subunit D has translation MAVDPGKTVDMARAMVMEPVAAADWLVVAPVVIPLVFGAVILMLRHETKLHAWTAIAALAATLAANIGLLARVVENGPLVMTMGRWLPPFGISFAADALGASLALVATLVALVCAVYSISDIGAIGRRYGFYPFMLLMMAGVGGAFLTGDVFNLYVWFEVFLISSFGLLVLGSEHRQLDGATKYAILNLVATTLFLTATAFLYGIFGTLNMADIARKVDGLRDTAPLMTLGVMYLLAFGMKAAAFPVNFWLPASYHTPRIVTAALFGGILTKVGVYALLRTLVMLFPPELELLSGLIAWVAGLTMVIGIMGALAQTDLRRALGFVVISGVGVMMAGLALGTGEGLSGTIFYAFHSMIVMAALYLLAGVMNGVGGSYSMRTLSGLYSAHPMLAAFALLLMLAAAGLPPASGLWPKVMLVRASLDAGYPWLAFAILATGLLTTLALGRIFILTIWRPRAQESLAAPVSPRLGYAVLGALSLPIVLMGLYPDPFIRVAQLAAGGLLDAAPYIGAVYPEGAGQ, from the coding sequence ATGGCAGTTGATCCCGGAAAGACAGTGGACATGGCGCGCGCGATGGTGATGGAGCCGGTCGCCGCCGCCGATTGGCTGGTGGTGGCACCCGTCGTCATCCCGCTCGTCTTCGGTGCCGTGATCCTGATGCTGCGCCACGAGACCAAGCTGCATGCGTGGACTGCCATCGCCGCGCTCGCCGCCACCCTGGCGGCCAATATCGGGCTCCTGGCGCGTGTCGTCGAAAACGGCCCGCTGGTAATGACGATGGGGCGCTGGCTGCCGCCTTTCGGCATCTCGTTCGCGGCAGACGCGCTGGGCGCGTCGCTGGCGCTGGTGGCAACGCTGGTGGCGCTGGTCTGCGCGGTCTATTCGATCTCCGACATCGGCGCGATCGGACGGCGATACGGGTTCTATCCCTTCATGCTCCTGATGATGGCCGGCGTCGGCGGGGCGTTCCTCACGGGCGACGTCTTCAATCTCTACGTCTGGTTCGAGGTCTTCCTGATCTCGTCCTTCGGGCTGCTGGTGCTGGGGTCCGAGCACCGCCAACTGGACGGCGCGACGAAATACGCCATCCTGAACCTCGTCGCCACGACGCTCTTCCTGACGGCGACGGCCTTTTTGTACGGCATCTTCGGTACGCTGAACATGGCCGACATTGCCCGCAAGGTCGACGGTTTGCGCGATACCGCGCCGCTGATGACGCTCGGCGTGATGTATCTCCTGGCCTTCGGCATGAAGGCGGCCGCGTTTCCCGTCAATTTCTGGCTGCCGGCTTCCTACCACACGCCGCGTATCGTGACCGCTGCGCTGTTCGGCGGCATTCTGACCAAGGTCGGCGTATACGCGCTGCTGCGCACGCTGGTCATGCTTTTCCCGCCCGAGCTCGAATTGCTGTCGGGCCTGATTGCCTGGGTGGCGGGGCTGACGATGGTGATCGGCATCATGGGCGCGCTGGCGCAGACGGATCTGCGCCGTGCCCTCGGCTTCGTCGTCATATCGGGCGTGGGCGTGATGATGGCCGGCCTGGCACTCGGGACGGGCGAGGGGCTTTCCGGCACGATCTTCTACGCTTTCCACTCGATGATCGTCATGGCTGCGCTTTATCTCCTGGCCGGGGTGATGAACGGTGTCGGCGGAAGCTACTCGATGCGCACGCTGTCCGGCCTCTATAGCGCCCATCCCATGCTGGCCGCCTTTGCGCTGCTCCTGATGCTGGCCGCCGCCGGGCTGCCGCCGGCCTCCGGCCTGTGGCCGAAGGTGATGCTGGTCCGCGCTTCGCTCGATGCGGGCTATCCGTGGCTGGCTTTTGCGATCCTGGCGACAGGGCTGCTGACGACGCTGGCACTGGGGCGGATCTTCATCCTCACGATCTGGCGCCCGCGGGCGCAGGAGAGCCTGGCCGCCCCGGTTTCGCCGAGGCTCGGCTACGCGGTCCTTGGGGCGCTGTCGCTGCCGATCGTCCTCATGGGGCTTTATCCCGACCCCTTCATCCGCGTCGCCCAACTCGCCGCGGGCGGTCTTCTCGATGCAGCGCCCTATATCGGGGCCGTATATCCCGAGGGAGCCGGCCAATGA